GCAGTTTTGTTTTTAATCGCCGCGTTTTCGGCAGGCAAACCAAAAGCATCCCAACCGATAGGCTGCATGACATTTTTGCCTTGCATACGCTGGAAGCGTGAAATGACGTCACCCAGTGTGTAGTTACGTACATGGCCCATGTGTAGGCGGCCACTTGGGTACGGGAACATAGACAGGCAGTAGAATTTTTCTTTACTGGCGTCCTCAGTCACACTGAAGGTTTTGTTTTCATCCCAATTTTTTTGAACTTGGGTTTCGATTTCACGGTGGTTGTATGGCACTTCCATCAATTGGGTTCCGTCTGTTAAAGCGAGATGCGCGACTAAAAATTCGTATCAATATACATAATTAATAGACCAACTTGTGCTTCATCAATATGAAGATTGGCTGGCTGACTTATCTATGTACATTGTAAAGGGCGCATAGGATACCGCATCCGTGATCCGGCCAACAAGCCTGAGCGCACTTTCAACTAAACTTAAATTCTAATCCTTGTGCAAGGAACTTGATTATGAGTGATAAACAAGCAAGTAACTATCAAGCACTTTTAGAAAAAATTGTTGTGAAAGTGCAAGAGGAAAGTCATCTCACAGAAGAAGCGTTGGAAACATGGCTTGCGCGCACCAACGAATATTTAGGAGCCGCAGGTGATTTAACCCGAGATGAGCTTGAGCTCATCCGTGCGTACCTCAAACGTGATTTACAGGCCTTTGCCGACAGTATGGATCCAAATTCAGACACTCACCCGCCCTCTGTTTGGCTTAGTGGTATTGCGGGGACCGTGTGGCATGCATTGGCTGAAATTACCGATAAAACACAAGTAGAATGGCGCGAGTTGTCGGATAACTTAGCGCACGACGGCATTTATCAAACCAATGAATGGGTCGCTTTGGGTGTGATTAAGTGTGCCGACTGTGGCCACGTTGAAGAAATTTATCACGCCACACGTTTAGGTGCCTGTATTCGATGTGGTGGTCGTAAATTCAGTCGAGAGCAGTTTGTTCCTTAATCCTGCGGGGGTTAGCGAATGGTTGAATGGCGTCTCCGTGTGATAGCCGCAATTAGAATTGATAGCACGCTCAAAATGGCAATGGGGTAGTGGCCATACCGTGAGAATAAGGTCTGCCCTCGGTATTGATTCACCTCTGCACTGAGAACTTTGGCTTCGAATTGCGGTATCTGATCGGTGATTGAACCGTCGGCGTCAATAATTGCGGTAATACCGTTGTTGGTGGTTCGGATCACAGGGCGAGCCAGTTCTTTGGCGCGCATTTGAGCAATCTGTAAGTGTTGATGAGGGCCAATGGAGTCGCCAAACCATGCATCATTGCTGACAGTGATAATAAAGTCAGTATCGATACGCACATTCAAGCGAACTTGCTCGGTGAACAAAATCTCATAACAAAGCGCAGGAGCGAGCTTCCATCCGTTGGCAAGGAGGTTGGTTTGAATATAGTCGCCTCGGCTAAACGAACTCATTGGTAAGTTAAATAGCGGAGCAAGTGGACGCAATAAGTCGCCCAACGGAACAAACTCGCCAATCGGCAGTAAGTGATGCTTTGAGTAACGATTGCTATTGCCGTAGTAATAGCTTGGGTTCTCGCCTTCCGATTCTGTTCGCCCTAACACTACTAAGTTATTAAAATAACTTCGAGTTCTGGGTTGGTAGTCAATGATACCTGTGATCATTGCGCTTTCGCGCCATGCTAATGTACTGTCGATATTGTGCAGGTAGTCTTGAGCGCTGAGTTCAACGGCTGGGATTGCGGCCTCGGGCCAAACAACAATATCGTGGTCATAATAGGGTCTACTCATGTCTTGGTATAGGCGCATGGTAGGCCACTGAGATTCGGGATCCCACTTAATGATTTGAGGCACATTGCCTTGCACAAGCGCGACTTTAGCAAACTTACCGGTATGTTCGGCTTGTATGAAGTTGGACGCTTTGAAGGTGCCAAAGCCCACCAGTGCAATAATCGGCAAAGCCCAAACAAGGCGTTTGGGGTGAACGGTTTGAGTTAGCAATACCCCAATAAACACTACGAGCCAACCAATACCTTGTACACCAATAATGGGGGCCCATTCAAACAACCAGCTATGGGTTTGGCTATACCCCATGGCCAGCCAAGGAAAGCCTGTGAGCAATTCGCCCCTAAGGTATTCGGTTACAAGCCAAATTGAAGGAAATGCGAAGGCGCTCAGTATCGCAGGTTTGTCATGACATATTCGATACCACAGCCAACCTGACATTGCCGGAAATAAGGCTAAGTAGCCGCACAGCAATATCATCAATGCAATGGAAACTATCAGCGGCACACCACCGAACTGGTCGATGGAAACGTGAATCCAACTGATCCCTACAGCAAATGTGCCGAAGCCATAAATAAACCCAATCCACGTCGCCATGCGAAGTGTGCGGCTCATTTGAAGTACAGCATAAAAACCGAGCACAGAAAGTGGTGCAACAACACTCATGTTGTAAGGCGCATAGGCCAACGGCATCACTGCGCCAAACAGTACCGCAGCGAGCGCCATCATCCATGAACGTAAATCGGTTTTTACCCACTTCATGTTTAGTCAGTCACCGCTTCTTCGACTGTCTTTTTTGAGACTTTGACTTGTAATTGCGATACACGGCGAGTGTCTGTTGCCATCACTTTGAAAGTGAAACCGTCAATTTTGATAGACTCACCGCGTTCTGGCATGTGCCCGAATGCGTTGACGACCATGCCGCCGATGGTATCAA
This genomic window from Echinimonas agarilytica contains:
- a CDS encoding zinc ribbon-containing protein encodes the protein MSDKQASNYQALLEKIVVKVQEESHLTEEALETWLARTNEYLGAAGDLTRDELELIRAYLKRDLQAFADSMDPNSDTHPPSVWLSGIAGTVWHALAEITDKTQVEWRELSDNLAHDGIYQTNEWVALGVIKCADCGHVEEIYHATRLGACIRCGGRKFSREQFVP
- the lnt gene encoding apolipoprotein N-acyltransferase → MKWVKTDLRSWMMALAAVLFGAVMPLAYAPYNMSVVAPLSVLGFYAVLQMSRTLRMATWIGFIYGFGTFAVGISWIHVSIDQFGGVPLIVSIALMILLCGYLALFPAMSGWLWYRICHDKPAILSAFAFPSIWLVTEYLRGELLTGFPWLAMGYSQTHSWLFEWAPIIGVQGIGWLVVFIGVLLTQTVHPKRLVWALPIIALVGFGTFKASNFIQAEHTGKFAKVALVQGNVPQIIKWDPESQWPTMRLYQDMSRPYYDHDIVVWPEAAIPAVELSAQDYLHNIDSTLAWRESAMITGIIDYQPRTRSYFNNLVVLGRTESEGENPSYYYGNSNRYSKHHLLPIGEFVPLGDLLRPLAPLFNLPMSSFSRGDYIQTNLLANGWKLAPALCYEILFTEQVRLNVRIDTDFIITVSNDAWFGDSIGPHQHLQIAQMRAKELARPVIRTTNNGITAIIDADGSITDQIPQFEAKVLSAEVNQYRGQTLFSRYGHYPIAILSVLSILIAAITRRRHSTIR